In Verrucomicrobiia bacterium, a genomic segment contains:
- a CDS encoding type II toxin-antitoxin system HicB family antitoxin encodes MKQMAYVVYREDEFFVSQCLNVDVSSFGATREEAVANLKEAVELYFEGESESAYTPVTDLNVGQELVNA; translated from the coding sequence ATGAAACAAATGGCCTACGTCGTTTACCGCGAGGACGAGTTCTTCGTCAGCCAGTGCCTCAATGTGGACGTCTCCAGCTTCGGAGCCACACGGGAGGAAGCCGTGGCCAATCTCAAGGAGGCCGTCGAACTCTACTTCGAGGGCGAATCCGAATCCGCCTACACGCCCGTCACCGACCTCAACGTCGGCCAGGAGCTGGTGAATGCCTAG
- a CDS encoding MvaI/BcnI family restriction endonuclease — MAELLEKFDAIKERGWIDSLRTGDTGIGYTFETLLGIKENNDQQADFKGIEIKCKGTKEGEHSTSSKLNLFQAGPNWLVDAPAKELIRILGKPGDDGLFACYSQVTVTPNNIGLLLEILRTNEKIDLRKSTEALGYWTFPQLAKRLAEKHSRAAFVKARVRTTKTRSQFAYEELVYCDRPSIDRFVNLVADRNIVFEFTMSEKPDGKIRNHGYPWRLVRSEFLDQLFTFQIKLR; from the coding sequence CTGGCGGAACTGCTGGAGAAGTTTGACGCCATCAAGGAGCGCGGCTGGATTGATTCGCTGCGCACGGGCGACACTGGAATCGGTTACACGTTTGAAACTTTGCTCGGCATCAAGGAGAACAACGACCAGCAGGCGGATTTCAAAGGCATCGAGATCAAGTGCAAGGGAACGAAGGAGGGCGAACATTCCACCAGCTCGAAACTGAATCTGTTTCAGGCCGGGCCGAACTGGCTGGTGGACGCGCCGGCCAAGGAACTCATCCGCATTCTTGGCAAGCCCGGCGACGACGGTCTTTTCGCGTGCTACTCCCAAGTCACCGTCACGCCGAACAATATCGGACTGCTGCTCGAAATCCTCCGGACAAACGAGAAGATTGACCTCCGCAAGAGCACCGAGGCGCTGGGCTATTGGACGTTCCCGCAACTGGCAAAGAGGCTGGCTGAAAAGCACTCGCGCGCCGCTTTTGTGAAGGCGCGGGTGCGAACCACGAAAACCAGGAGCCAGTTTGCTTACGAGGAACTCGTCTATTGCGACCGGCCCAGTATTGACCGGTTCGTGAATCTGGTCGCCGACCGGAACATCGTCTTCGAATTCACCATGTCAGAGAAGCCGGACGGAAAGATTCGCAATCATGGTTATCCGTGGCGGCTGGTTCGTTCGGAATTTCTCGACCAGCTGTTCACCTTTCAAATCAAGCTGCGGTAG